GTGTCGGATGCGTGCTTTTTGTCCGGATTGAGAAAAATAGAGACCGTAGTAGATGGAGAAGCTCAGGAAGTCTGGAGGCCTAAACATGTTTTTCATTATATTCAGTGGAAAGACATCAAGCCGGAGTTCGTTATTGACATTTCAGAATTCCTGGATAAAAAGATTGCATCATGTATGGCATATAAAACTCAGTTTTATGACCCAACTTCTAAAGAACCTGAGACTCCAATTACCACCAAAGACTTTTTTGAAAGCTTAACATACCGAGCACAGGATTTAGGCCGATTATCGGGAGTTACTTATGCTGAGGGTTTTACGTCGGAAAGATTAATTTCTTTGAAAAATTTTGATGGAATTGTTTGGTAGTTGAGGAAATTGTCCTATATTTGCACTCAGAAAACGGTGATTGTAGCTCAGTTGGTTAGAGCGTCGGATTGTGGTTCCGAAGGTCGGGGGTTCGAGACCCCTCATTCACCCAAAGAAAGTACACTTTTTGAAAGTGTACTTTTTTATTTTATACCTGTTTTGATGGTGAAATAATCCTTATTTTTTATCTTTTTCCCATAAGCTTTTCCCTGCTATCTACTCATACTCCTCACGTCAGTACCTAAAAATGGCATTGCTTGTTAGGTGCAATCGTTTTATCGGAGCTAAATTAATGAGTAATGACAATAAATAATGAGTTATAAGTATTAGCCTTTCTTTTTATCTGTATTTACAATTCATCTTTTATTTCCATTTTCTTGATATTCGTCATAAAATCTCAAATTGATCTAATAGCGCTGAAAAATTTCATTATCTTTAGTCCACACTAAGTTCAAATATGGATATAAAAGTCACTGTAAAGCAGTTAGGCAGGAAACATCCTGTTCTTTCGGAATAAAAAATTGAAATCGATTACGAAGATTCAGTTATCTCCTTAGAAAATTTATTAAAGCTCGTCGTTCATCAGCAGGTAGCAGAGTTTAATGCTCAGTCATTCGAGCTTGAAGATGAAGATTATACCAAAATTCCAACGGACAATTATCTGAATATCCTTACAGATACCGGTAAGGTAGGTTTTGGAAGTATTTATAATCTTAAAAAAGCAGATGTGCAAAAAGCTCAGGATAATGCCATTCAGGCATTTGAAGACGGTATGTTTGCTGTTTTTTATAATGATGAACAACTTGAAAACCTTGACCAATCTATAGATCTAAGTCTACGACACCTATTTACCTTTATCAGGCTTGCATTTCTGGCAGGGAGTTATTGGTAAGCAAACCATACTAACAAACAAAATACATGGAAATCACAAAAAAATTAGAATCGAAAAAACTAATTAAAAACTTTTATGAAAAGCAGCGAAAAGACCTATTGGAACATTCGGAACAAGGGACTGTTTCTTCGCTTTTTCCAGACAGGCCGATTCTTACAAAAGAAGTAGGGGAACTAGGCAAATTGCTGAAAGGTAAACCTAATTATTTCGAGAGAGTAAATTTAGGTTCAAAAGAATTTGAAAAGCTCAAAGAATTTGTCAAACCTGATATCTGGGAAGATCAGGAGTATTATAATCTATTGATTTATCTTTTTGGAAACAATGCAGACCTGGTAAAATATGCATGGAACAAAATGCCTTACAAAATGTATCAGAGCAGTTATTTCAGACGTTCGTTCAGGGCTCCTCATAGTGAACATTATGTATTGCTTAATCAGATCAATTTAATCCGGGAACTGATGATATTCCCTTGTGTTTACTCTTATAATGGTGATGAAAATTTTAATTTGTCTTTAGAAGAGCAAATTATTTATGATAATGAATTCGTTCATAACTCAAGCCGCTTTTATGTTTGGTCTGCCGCAATAGATACTGGAAATACAGCCATCTATCAACTGATTGAGGATATTATTTTCAATAAACATCCTGAAGGAAAAATCTCTCAGAATATTATTAAGGCTTTACTCAATAGTGAGCAGAAGAAGTGCTGGGAATTGGTTGAAAAGCTTTTGCTGGCTGCTCAAAGACAGGAAGGTCTGCGTCAGACGATTCTGGAAGCTTTGGATGAAACAAGCATCGGGGCTTTGGAATATATGACGAATGTAATTATTGAGCAAAAACTTACCCGATTTTCATCTGTTGTAAGAGCTATAGATACCTGGACCGGTTTAGGCTGGGAAGCAGAAAAAGAATCTGTAATAAAGAATATTCTGTCATTGGCAGATTATTATTTTAAAAACCCGACAGAAATTTCATCAGCGGTAAAAAGTAAGAATAATAACGAAGTCTATATGGCCCTTTGGGTACAGGCAGTATGGGATGTTGAAAAAACAGTTCCTTATCTGCATGAACTATTTGATAAAGGTGATACGGAAAAGAAATGCCTGGCGGTTAAATTTGCTACAGAAACAGCTGATCCTTACATTCAGATGCCATTGTATTATAAAGCGGTATTGGATGGCAACTTAGAAGTATTGGCTTTTGCCGGTGACCCTATGTCTACATTACTGTGCGCTAATACAGAAACAAAATTTTTTATCAATAATGGAGATTATCAGGAATTCTTTGAAAAACTTCATGAACTGACGCAAAAGATTGAGGTAAAGGAAAAGAAGTTTGAAGGAAAGATATTTTCGTGGCTAAATGTTACTTTCAAAAAAAGCGATCTGTATGCTTCTATGTTTTATTTGGTAGGAGAGGATACCAATAAGCTGGATCTGCTACTTTCTTATTTCGAGCAATTTGACCTTTCATTACGTGAATTATTGGCCCGGAATATATTACGCGAGTTTTATTGTTATTCCCTGTCATACGCAACAGGAAAAAAGAAGCTGAAAGTAACGGCTTCCCAAAAAGAATTTGCTTTTAAAATTTTAAAAGACAGAGGAGAAGCACTGGTAGCCTCAGGAATTAATGTATTGTTGCAGGACCCTTTAAATACTGAAGAAATCATGGTTTTCTTTGATCTCTTTAAAAGAAAGGGGGGTGTACTTCGTAAAAAGCTTGTAGAGCTTGTCATGGAGCAGGAAGATGGTGTTGTTACTCCATTGGTTGAGGAATTGATGAATAAAGGTGACCTGGAACAGCGTGCAGCCTCATTGGATATTATGCTTCAGCTTCAAAAGGAAAAAAGAGTATCCAGCCAGATTACTAACTGGACTCAACAATATGCTGAAAGGTCAAAAATAACGGAAAGAGAGCAAGGTTTATTGGATCAGATTCATCCATCCGGAGATCATACTGTTCTTTCTGAAGATAATGGATATGGTTTTTATGATCCTAATATAGTCTCAACGTTTGCGTTGCCAAAGGTAGAGCCAAATTCGGTATATGCACTGGCTACTGAAAAAGATAAATATGGGTTTACAAAATCTTTGGATGATATAAAAGCAGCAATAAAGAAGCTTAATGATTTATTCCTTCAACATAAAGACCATGAATATGAAGCTGATGAATGGGATGGCTCTGTAACAACTTTATTGATGGGGAATACTTTCCGTCAAATCAAACGAAATACAGATGGTTTTACTTCTGAACAATTGGCAGAAAATTATCCTCTGCATGAGGTTTGGGAACAATGGTATCTGGATTCAGGTTTACAGCCGAGAGATTTATTTTTATTGACATTGGCTGAGAGTTGTGACAGAAAAATTTTCAGGGATTTTATGGAGAATTATGTATTCTACTACAAAGATGTTTTAATAAATCCTCTGAAAGGAAGATATGCATGGGAAAATCCAATCATCATGATTCTGCAGTCGTTAAAGGATAAATTCGTATTCGAAAAGCGCGTAGATTTTGCATTAGATGCTGCCAGTACTGTTTTTGCTAATCTTCCTGAAAGCATTATCAACTATAAAGGAAAAGATAGTAATGATTATTACTATCAGGATCAGGGAAATGGTTGGCAGAAGCTTGATTTTTTCATGCCTTTCTTATGGGCTGTTCCACAGATGAACCTTACCGATGAACAGCATATCAAGCAATGGAATTTATACCGATGGATGCAGTATAACGGTTTGAAAGAAAATATTAAAAAATCTGTGCCTAATTTCTATTTCTTCTGTAAAGCATATGAATTAAAACTCATCACAAAGGAAGAACTGTATGAAGGGATTCTGACAGCCGATTCAGCAATAAGAGAACTTACAACGGTGAAAATTAATCATTATAACAAAGAAAAATATCTTGAGCGATTTCCTTTCCTGAAGCCTATGATTGCTGAAATTCAGGAGAAATTCCTTGATATTGAACTTATCCGTGGGGATGCGAATACAGCTGTATCTCACTTTGTACAGGATTTTCAGACGATATATGGTGCTCAGCGTTTTGCCCAGATTCTGAAAGGGCTAGGCAAATCAGGATTATATGCTAATTATATATACAGTTATGGTCATGAAAGTATGACCAAGCAAAAGCTCTTCTCTAAATTAATTTCGAATTCTTATCCTTTAGAAACTGATACTCAGAAAGCTTTTGATGAAGTCATGAAGAAAGAGAAAATTTCTGAGCTTCGCTTGATTCAGGCAGCGGTTTATGCGCCGCAATGGCAATCACTAGTCAGTAATTATTTAGGCTGGAAAGGCTTGGATTCTGCGATTTGGTGGATGCACGCTCATACCAAAACCGGAGCTTATGAAGAACAGAATGCAAAACTGGAAAGTGAGGTGGCTAAATATTCATCCGTAGATATTCAGGAGTTTAAA
This Chryseobacterium sp. G0162 DNA region includes the following protein-coding sequences:
- the bshB1 gene encoding bacillithiol biosynthesis deacetylase BshB1, producing the protein MKIDILAFGAHPDDVELGCGGTIAKMVSEGKKCVVVDLTRGELGTRGTDETRKAEAADAAKILGLSARENLGMKDGFLVNSEEYQMRIVKMIRKYRPEIVLANAIDDRHPDHAKGAKLVSDACFLSGLRKIETVVDGEAQEVWRPKHVFHYIQWKDIKPEFVIDISEFLDKKIASCMAYKTQFYDPTSKEPETPITTKDFFESLTYRAQDLGRLSGVTYAEGFTSERLISLKNFDGIVW
- a CDS encoding DUF4132 domain-containing protein, whose amino-acid sequence is MEITKKLESKKLIKNFYEKQRKDLLEHSEQGTVSSLFPDRPILTKEVGELGKLLKGKPNYFERVNLGSKEFEKLKEFVKPDIWEDQEYYNLLIYLFGNNADLVKYAWNKMPYKMYQSSYFRRSFRAPHSEHYVLLNQINLIRELMIFPCVYSYNGDENFNLSLEEQIIYDNEFVHNSSRFYVWSAAIDTGNTAIYQLIEDIIFNKHPEGKISQNIIKALLNSEQKKCWELVEKLLLAAQRQEGLRQTILEALDETSIGALEYMTNVIIEQKLTRFSSVVRAIDTWTGLGWEAEKESVIKNILSLADYYFKNPTEISSAVKSKNNNEVYMALWVQAVWDVEKTVPYLHELFDKGDTEKKCLAVKFATETADPYIQMPLYYKAVLDGNLEVLAFAGDPMSTLLCANTETKFFINNGDYQEFFEKLHELTQKIEVKEKKFEGKIFSWLNVTFKKSDLYASMFYLVGEDTNKLDLLLSYFEQFDLSLRELLARNILREFYCYSLSYATGKKKLKVTASQKEFAFKILKDRGEALVASGINVLLQDPLNTEEIMVFFDLFKRKGGVLRKKLVELVMEQEDGVVTPLVEELMNKGDLEQRAASLDIMLQLQKEKRVSSQITNWTQQYAERSKITEREQGLLDQIHPSGDHTVLSEDNGYGFYDPNIVSTFALPKVEPNSVYALATEKDKYGFTKSLDDIKAAIKKLNDLFLQHKDHEYEADEWDGSVTTLLMGNTFRQIKRNTDGFTSEQLAENYPLHEVWEQWYLDSGLQPRDLFLLTLAESCDRKIFRDFMENYVFYYKDVLINPLKGRYAWENPIIMILQSLKDKFVFEKRVDFALDAASTVFANLPESIINYKGKDSNDYYYQDQGNGWQKLDFFMPFLWAVPQMNLTDEQHIKQWNLYRWMQYNGLKENIKKSVPNFYFFCKAYELKLITKEELYEGILTADSAIRELTTVKINHYNKEKYLERFPFLKPMIAEIQEKFLDIELIRGDANTAVSHFVQDFQTIYGAQRFAQILKGLGKSGLYANYIYSYGHESMTKQKLFSKLISNSYPLETDTQKAFDEVMKKEKISELRLIQAAVYAPQWQSLVSNYLGWKGLDSAIWWMHAHTKTGAYEEQNAKLESEVAKYSSVDIQEFKDGAVDKDWFTKAYKELGKARWEMLYESAKYISDGNGHRRARLYSDTLSGSLKIKEVTAKVKDKRDQDYFRVYGLVPLSKTNPEKDVLGRYEYIQQFKKESKEFGSMKQASEALAIRVALENLARNAGYPDPIRLTWAMETKQIQALLSKETQVTIDGVTVGLIIEDNGKAELVVFRDDKQLKSIPPKIKKDKAIVELTNNRKIMREQWTRSRKGLEEAMIRGDEFFLKEIKTLFEHPVIVKHLEKLVFISNDHKIGFYHDGGLVNTHGEIQELNEENTLRIAHCVDLHEHSVWSDYQHYCFKEKLIQPFKQIFRELYVPTPDELKEKSISRRYAGHQIQPKQTLALLKTRGWKVDYEEGLQKVYHKEGFQVKLYAMADWFSPADIEGPTLETIEFHSLKDYKNIPFEDINPRLFSEVMRDVDLVVSVAHVGSVDPEASHSSIEMRAVLMKETARLFKLDNVRIEGSHVLIKGQMAEYSVHLGSAVVHQTPGRYLSILPVHSQHRGRIFLPFADDDPKSAEVLSKVLMLAKDNEIQDPTILSQIKREYV